In Malus sylvestris chromosome 15, drMalSylv7.2, whole genome shotgun sequence, a single genomic region encodes these proteins:
- the LOC126604841 gene encoding probable leucine-rich repeat receptor-like protein kinase At1g68400 yields MLQTQKNFHFLSPFLFSLFFSLSLSNPETTALLAFKSSADTFNSLSSWVASSDPCSGSWFGVTCDPAKRRVTRIVLENLNLTGSAQQLTQLAHLKLLSLNRNRLSSSLNLSAWHNLNHLYLSHNRFDGALPAGISRLRHLRRLDLSHNQFSGEIPLTELAQLPHLLTLRLESNSFTGKLASADSISASISDFNVSHNNISGKIPTWLSKFGATSFAGNEHLCGNPLPYKCSDPTAANFSIQSRNRHDSVLSNAALLAISIVGAAATLLVILVAATWYRRIKSRGTHSETANGHGFVSKQYGPGELTKKKSTTGVQLAQSNVNGPVGGPRESEDMVVFEGYRGSDKVGDLLKASAEMLGKGSVGTTFKVVTDGGHKVVVKRVRERRNGGKEIDGFLGQIGGLRHPNIAALRAYHNSNHELLLVYDLFPEGSLHSALHGNRGPGRTPLAWAARLKLAAGSAEGLAFLHGCSKSKLFHGNLTSSNILVDRTGNACLADVGLQQLLPAPFSSSTSAYRAPELMVSNNKTPRKFTQKCDVYSIGVVLLEILTGRMAAEEGETNLVEWVKTAMQKECNTWEVLDFELLGDRAMEGEMWALLEVGLLCVTPLPKDRPTIGVVHRMIENIWNKGVREDGAKFILDELTSDSSSPSHSRSAST; encoded by the coding sequence ATGTTGCAGACGCAGAagaattttcattttctctcaCCCTTCCTTTTCTcactcttcttctctctttctctctctaacccaGAAACCACCGCCCTGCTGGCATTCAAATCCTCCGCCGACACCTTCAATTCGCTCTCCTCCTGGGTCGCCTCCTCCGACCCCTGCTCCGGCTCTTGGTTTGGCGTCACTTGCGATCCGGCGAAACGCCGAGTTACCCGAATCGTTCTGGAGAACCTCAACCTGACCGGCTCGGCTCAGCAACTCACCCAACTCGCCCACCTCAAGCTCCTCAGCCTCAACCGCAACCGCCTCTCCTCCTCCCTCAACCTCTCCGCGTGGCACAACCTCAACCACCTGTACCTCTCCCACAACCGCTTCGACGGAGCCCTTCCAGCCGGAATCTCCCGCCTCCGCCACCTCAGGCGGCTCGACTTATCGCACAACCAATTCTCCGGCGAAATCCCACTCACCGAGTTGGCTCAGCTGCCTCACTTGCTAACTCTCCGCCTGGAGTCCAACTCGTTCACCGGCAAACTCGCCTCCGCCGACTCGATTTCTGCATCGATTTCGGACTTCAATGTTTCGCACAACAACATCTCGGGCAAAATTCCAACGTGGCTGTCCAAATTCGGCGCCACGTCGTTCGCCGGAAACGAGCATCTCTGCGGCAACCCATTGCCGTACAAATGCTCCGATCCAACGGCCGCTAACTTTTCCATACAATCCCGGAACCGACACGACAGCGTTTTGAGTAACGCCGCGCTGCTCGCGATCAGTATTGTCGGCGCAGCTGCTACTCTGTTAGTGATACTAGTGGCCGCCACGTGGTATCGGCGCATCAAAAGTCGCGGGACCCACAGCGAGACAGCCAACGGACACGGTTTCGTGAGCAAGCAATACGGGCCCGGAGAGTTAACGAAGAAGAAAAGTACAACTGGAGTCCAATTGGCCCAGTCTAATGTGAACGGGCCTGTAGGTGGGCCCAGAGAAAGCGAAGACATGGTTGTATTTGAAGGGTACCGGGGCTCCGACAAGGTTGGGGATCTGCTGAAGGCATCGGCGGAGATGCTGGGTAAGGGGAGCGTGGGGACCACTTTCAAAGTCGTGACGGACGGCGGACACAAGGTGGTGGTGAAGAGGGTGAGGGAGAGGAGAAATGGTGGGAAGGAAATCGATGGGTTTTTGGGGCAGATTGGCGGGCTGAGGCACCCCAACATCGCCGCCCTCAGAGCCTACCACAATTCCAACCATGAGCTGCTTTTGGTCTACGATTTATTCCCCGAGGGAAGCTTGCATTCCGCGCTGCATGGAAACCGAGGACCCGGAAGAACGCCGCTTGCTTGGGCCGCAAGATTGAAGCTTGCTGCGGGGTCTGCAGAGGGACTGGCCTTCCTCCACGGCTGCAGCAAATCCAAGCTCTTTCACGGAAACCTCACTTCGTCGAACATATTGGTGGATCGAACCGGAAACGCCTGCCTGGCCGACGTCGGCCTCCAGCAGCTCCTCCCTGCTCCGTTTTCATCATCAACAAGTGCATACAGAGCTCCTGAATTGATGGTGTCCAATAATAAAACTCCGAGAAAGTTCACGCAGAAATGCGATGTTTATAGCATTGGGGTGGTTCTGTTGGAGATTTTGACGGGGAGGATGGCGGCGGAAGAAGGAGAGACGAATCTGGTGGAGTGGGTTAAGACCGCGATGCAGAAAGAGTGCAATACTTGGGAAGTGTTGGATTTTGAGCTGTTGGGGGATAGAGCGATGGAGGGCGAAATGTGGGCTCTTTTGGAGGTGGGGTTGCTCTGTGTTACTCCGTTGCCTAAAGATCGCCCGACGATCGGCGTTGTGCATCGGATGATCGAAAATATTTGGAACAAGGGTGTTAGAGAAGATGGTGCTAAGTTTATTTTAGATGAGCTCACTTCTGATTCTTCTTCACCTTCACATTCACGTTCTGCAAGCACTTAA
- the LOC126605670 gene encoding NDR1/HIN1-like protein 13, which yields MTDRVYPSSKPTTNGAAAAATTTGTAANPPSTKPQLRQPYRPQPQYQHRRHRRSNRNLCCCCCFWSFLILIALALLAAIAGAAVYILYRPHRPEFTLTSVRIAKLNLTTTPDFSTSHLATLFNLTLSSKNPNNHLTFSYQPFKLFLSTTRDVQIANGSIPAFTSGTKNSTFFRSVLSTSQDLDVESVKSLRSDLKKQSGVALKLEMDTKVKVSMGKLSSKKVGIRVTCQGIKGVVPKGKSPSVAAVSNSKCKVDLRIRIWKWTF from the coding sequence ATGACAGACCGAGTCTACCCATCTTCCAAACCCACCACCAACGGCGCCGCCGCCGCCGCAACAACCACGGGTACCGCAGCCAACCCACCAAGCACCAAACCCCAACTCAGACAACCCTACCGCCCGCAACCCCAGTACCAACACCGCCGCCACCGCCGGAGCAACCGCAATTTATGCTGTTGCTGCTGCTTCTGGTCATTCCTTATCCTCATAGCCCTCGCACTCCTCGCCGCAATAGCCGGCGCCGCGGTCTACATCCTCTACCGCCCCCACCGCCCCGAGTTCACCCTCACCTCCGTCCGCATTGCGAAGCTCAACCTCACCACCACCCCCGACTTTTCCACCTCGCACCTCGCCACGCTCTTCAACCTCACCCTCTCCTCCAAAAACCCTAACAACCACCTCACCTTCTCCTACCAGCCGTTCAAACTGTTCCTCTCCACTACCAGAGACGTCCAAATCGCAAACGGGTCGATCCCGGCGTTCACCAGCGGCACGAAGAACAGCACCTTCTTCCGCTCCGTCCTGTCGACGTCGCAGGATCTCGACGTCGAGTCGGTGAAGTCGCTGAGATCGGATCTGAAGAAGCAGAGCGGGGTGGCGCTGAAGCTGGAGATGGACACCAAAGTGAAGGTGTCGATGGGGAAGCTGAGTAGCAAGAAGGTGGGGATTAGGGTTACGTGTCAAGGAATCAAAGGGGTTGTACCAAAAGGTAAGTCACCGTCGGTGGCTGCCGTTTCCAACTCCAAGTGCAAGGTTGATCTTCGGATCAGGATCTGGAAATGGACCTTTTAA
- the LOC126606048 gene encoding uncharacterized protein LOC126606048, whose amino-acid sequence MVWMATQQLAIRGKRRRIWGGALLCWVLLMLVTPKISHSPKHHLYADMRNFVGVPSTLNVITNFPFLVVGVLGFVLCVQGGLFNISLPGEVWGWALFYAGMAGLAFGSAYYHLKPDDSRVTWDTLPMMIAYSSLFSSFIVERVGERIGLSCLFALLFIAFLSIAYDRTYNDIRLSMMFQLIPCMAIPAMSFVFPPKYTHSRYWLWAAGVYLLAKFESVADGKIYHANRFIISGHSLGHLCLVMVPVLLSIMLMNRNIKCQRIGAFKECS is encoded by the exons atggtGTGGATGGCAACTCAGCAGCTTGCAATCAGAGGGAAGAGACGGCGGATATGGGGAGGGGCGCTTCTGTGTTGGGTTTTGTTAATGCTGGTCACTCCCAAGATTTCTCACTCTCCCAAACACCATCTCTACGCTGACATGCGCAATTTTGTGG GAGTGCCCAGTACCTTGAATGTGATCACAAATTTCCCATTTTTGGTTGTTGGTGTTCTGGGTTTTGTGCTCTGCGTGCAAGGGGGGCTTTTTAACATCAG TTTGCCGGGTGAGGTTTGGGGTTGGGCACTATTCTATGCTGGAATGGCAGGGCTGGCATTTGGGTCTGCTTATTATCATTTGAAGCCTGATGATAGTAGAGTAACTTGGGACACCTTGCCG ATGATGATTGCAtactcctctcttttctctagtTTTATAGTGGAGAGAGTAGGAGAGCGGATCGGTTTGAGCTGTCTGTTTGCACTCCTTTTCATTGCTTTTCTTAGCATTGCATATGACAG AACGTATAATGATATCAGGTTGTCCATGATGTTCCAGTTGATTCCATGTATGGCAATTCCAGCAATGTCATTTGTGTTCCCACCTAAATATACTCACTCAAGATATTGGCTTTGGGCCGCTG GGGTTTACCTTCTCGCCAAATTTGAATCCGTTGCCGATGGCAAAATCTACCATGCAAATCGTTTCATTATCAGTGGACACTCGTTGGGGCATTTGTGTTTAGTGATGGTCCCTGTTCTGCTCAGTATCATGCTCATGAATAGAAACATTAAATGTCAAAG AATAGGCGCCTTTAAAGAATGTTCATGA